The Drosophila suzukii chromosome X, CBGP_Dsuzu_IsoJpt1.0, whole genome shotgun sequence DNA window TCGCTGTCCTGCGCCACCTTCCTGGCCCGCCTGGGCTACCGCAACGTGACCATCTACGAGCGGAGGAGCTACCTGGGCGGCCTAAGTGCCGCCGAGATCCCCCAGTACCGGCTGCCCATCGATGCGGTCAACTTCGAGATCGATCTGGTCAAGAACCTGGGCGTGCGCATCGAGACTGGTCGCTCGCTGAGCACCAAGGATCTGACCATCCAAGGGCTCCTCGCCGACGGCCATGATGCGGTCTTCGTGGGCATTGGCCTGCCGGAGCCCAAGTTGAATCCCATTTTCGCCGGTTTGGAGCCCAGCAATGGCTTCTACACGTCCAAGAACTTCCTCCCCCTGGTGTCCGATGGCTCCAAGCCGGGTCTGTGTGCCTGCAAGGCGGCCGCCGGTCTGCCCAAGCTCCATGGCAATGTCATCGTCCTGGGCGCCGGAGACACGGCCTTCGATTGCGCCACCTCCGCCCTGAGATGCGGTGCCCGTCGCGTCTTCGTCGTCTTCCGCAAGGGATCATCGGGGATCCGTGCGGTGCCCGAGGAGGTGGAGCTGGCCAGGAATGAGCGATGTGAGCTGCTGCCCTACTTGAGTCCCCGCAAGGTGATCGTCAAGGAGGGCCTAATCACTGCCATGGAGTTCTGTCGCACCGAGCAGAACGACAAGGACGAGTGGGTGGAGGATGAGGAGCAGACGCAGCGGCTGAAGGCCAACTTTGTGATCTCCGCCTTTGGATCTGGCTTGGAGGACCAGGATGTCAGGGAGGCTCTTGCTCCCCTGCAATTCCGTGGTGAATTGCCCGTGGTGGACAGGATTACCATGCAGAGCAGCCACAAGCAGGTGTTCCTGGGCGGAGATCTGGCCGGAGTGGCCAACACCACGGTGGAGTCGGTCAACGACGGTAAGGTGGCCGCCTGGAGCATCCACTGCCAGCTGCAGGGCCTCCCGCTGGACACCCCAGCCGCCCTGCCGCTCTTCTACACGGACATCGACGCCGTTGACATATCGGTGGAGATGTGCGGCCTCCGGTTCGAGAACCCCTTCGGCCTGGCCTCCGCTCCGCCCACCACCAGCACGGCCATGATAAGGCGCGCCTTCGAGCAAGGCTGGGGCTTCGTGGTCACCAAGACCTTTGGCCTGGACAAGGATCTGGTCACCAATGTGTCGCCGCGCATCGTTCGGGGCACCACCTCGGGCTACAAGTACGGTCCGCAGCAGGGATGCTTCCTCAACATCGAGCTCATCTCGGAGAAGCGGGCCGAGTACTGGTTGCGCTCcattggcgagctcaagcggGACTTCCCCGAGAAGATAGTGATTGCCAGCATCATGTGCAGCTTCAACGAGGAGGACTGGACTGAGCTGGCCATCAAGGCGGAGCAATCCGGTGCCGATGCCCTCGAGCTCAACCTATCCTGCCCCCATGGCATGGGTGAGCGCGGAATGGGTCTGGCCTGTGGCCAGGATCCCGAGCTGGTGGAGCAGATCTCGCGCTGGGTGCGACGGGCGGTCAAGCTGCCCTTCTTCATCAAGTTGACGCCCAACATCACGGACATCGCCTCCATTGCCGAGGCGGCACAGAGGGGCGGAGCCGATGGAGGATCGGCCATCAATACGGTCCAGGGACTGATGGGCCTGAAGGCGGATAGCACCGCCTGGCCGGCGATTGGCAAGGAGCAGCGCACCACTTATGGCGGCGTCTCCGGAAACGCCACTCGTCCCATGGCCCTGAAGGCCATCTCCGACATTGCCAGACGGGTGCCCGGATTTCCCATCCTCGGCATCGGCGGCATCGACTCCGGTGAGGTGGCCCTGCAGTTCATCCAGGCGGGCGCCACTGTCCTGCAGATCTGCTCCTCCGTTCAGAACCAGGACTTCACCGTCATCGAGGACTACTGCACGGCGCTGAAGGCCCTGCTCTACCTGAAGGCCAATCCGCCGCCAGTGGACGGACCCTTCTGGGACGGTCAGTCGCCACCGACTCCCGTTCACCAGAAGGGCAAGCCGGTGGTCCGTCTCACGGGCGAGGGCAACGCCACGCTTGGATTCTTCGGTCCCTACCAGCGGCAGCGGGACCTTAAGCTGGCCGATCTGCGCCGGCAGCAGGGAGCCCTCTGGGACGCCGAGCAGGTGAAGAGCACTCCGCCGGCGGAGGATGGAGCCCCCAAGCCGGCGCCCAGGATCAAGGACGTCATCGGCGCCGCGCTGGACAAGATCGGGTCGTACAACCAGCTGGACAACAAGCAACAGAAGGTGGCGCTGATCGACGATGTGAGTTGGGAAATTAAGAAACCTTAAAATTTAAAGCTAAATCCTTAAACTAACCCTAATATTTTCCAGGACATGTGCATCAACTGCGGCAAGTGCTATATGACGTGCGCCGACTCCGGCTACCAGGCCATCGAATTCGACAAGGACACCCACATTCCGCACGTGAACAACGATTGCACGGGCTGCACACTCTGCGTATCCGTGTGTCCCATCATCGACTGCATCACGTGGGTTTCTGAGAATCCCCTTAATCGTGTTCCATATAATTATTTCCCTTCTTTTTCCAAATTTTCAGCATGGTGCCCAAGAAGATCCCGCACGTGATCAAGAGAGGAGTCGAGGAGAAGACCTTCTACACCCATGCCCTTAGCCAGTGCCAGTAAATTTGCATAGTTTTACGATAAATTGTTATTACATAcgatctatataattcaataaaatacCACACATGCCCAAAAGCAACAAATGTGAATTATCTGTGGGGGTTATTTACGTCGATCAACATTCAAATCTcaaaatttcaatttttgaccaattttcacAAACAAATCATGCATTATAAAAAATGCTTAAATTGgtaagaaataaattttaatagaagtgatggggatcggttattgctgctcaaaacagtcagTCTACCAGCTGTGCGCTCCACTTTGACCCAgttacgattgaaaaaccgtATAAAATAGGATCTTTTTGTCAGAAATCCTACCACCCATTTTTCGATCCAAAAAACCAAGGTATTTTGGCAATCATTTTGCGAAATAAGGTCGGAATAGGGAATGCCacacctcgttgagctcgtaattaaattcccaatcgattggcattcaaatccggaaactttaatttttgaccgaTTTTCTACCCTTATGAAAAATGTgaattttggtcaaaaaataaatttcgcGGAATGTGATGAGGATCGGAAGCCTAGGTagttagctgctcaaaacagtcggtctttcaGCTCTGCGCCTCGTCTTGACTAAgttacgattgaaaaacctcAAAAAAATATGGCTATTTTGTCAGAAATTCTACCGCCCATTTTTCGATCCAAAAAACCAAGGTATTTTGGCAATCATTTTGCGAAATAAGGTCGGAATAGggaatgccatacctcgttgaactcgtaatgaaatttccaatcgattggcaatCAAATCcggaaactttaatttttgaccgattttcgcaaaaatagacgATGTTACCCCTTATGAAAAATGTgaattttggtcaaaaaataaatttcccggaATGTGATAGGGATCGGAAGCCtaggttgttagctgctcaaaacagttaGTCTTTTAGCTGTGCGCCTCGTTTTGACCAAGATACGACTAAAAAACTGCAAAAAATAATGGTATTTTGGTCTGAAATCCTTCAAcctattttttgacccaaacAAACTAGGTTTTTTGGCAATCATTTTGCGAAATAAAGTCGGAATAtggaatgccatacctcgttgagtttgaaattaaatttccaatcgatttgCGTTCAAGCCtggaaactttaatttttgaccgattttcgcaaaaatagacgatgttaccccttataaaaaatgtaaaatttagtcaaaaaataaatttcacggaatgtgatggggatcgaAAGCCTAGGTTGTTAgcagctcaaaacagtcggtctttcaGCTGTGCGCCtacttttgaccaagttacgattgaaaaaccgcAAAAAATGATGGCATTTTTGTCTAAAATCCTTAGAcctattttttgacccaagcTAACTAGGTTTTTTGGCAATCATTTTGCGAAATAAAGTCGGAataaggaatgtcatacctcgttgaactcgttattaaatttccaatcgattggcattcaaacccggaaactttaatttttggccgattttcgcaaaaatagacgatgttaccccttataaaaaatgtgaattttggtcaaaaaataaatttcccggaATGTGATAGGGATCGGAAGCCtaggttgttagctgctcaaaacagttaGTCTTTTAGCTGTGCGCCTCGTTTTGACCAAGATACGACTAAAAAACTGCAAAAAATAATGGTATTTTGGTCTGAAATCCTTCAAcctattttttgacccaaacAAACTAGGTTTTTTGGCAATCATTTTGCGAAATAAAGTCGGAATAtggaatgccatacctcgttgagtttgaaattaaatttccaatcgatttgCGTTCAAGCCtggaaactttaatttttgaccgGTTTTCGCAAAAATTGACGACAAAAAATAATGGTATTTTTGTCAGAAATCCTACCACTCATTTTTCGATCCAAAAAACCAAGGTATTTTGGCAATCATTTTGCGAAATAAGTCGGAATAtggaatgccatacctcgttaagctcgtaattaaatttccaatcgatttgCGTTCAAACTTGTAAACACTAAATTGTTCCCATTTTTGGTCATTAAGGTATCATTTTGGAATTCACAGTATATTTTAGTTTAacttaattataaaattaGCCCTGATATTTAAAACTATGACCAAATTAAATATACGAATTCTCCATCCCTGAGCTTAAGCGATACTATCGCTTCCAATCAGCTGTTGGTCGATACTGAAAAGTTTAGGAAAAACGGAACTGCGTAGAAATTAGGCAGCAGCCGTTTGGATTGTGGcaaccaaaataagtttagTCAGTTGGACTTGACAAAAGCTGGTAGTAAAAACTCGAACAAAATTCCACGTAAACTTCAAAAGGTGTTCGGCACCCAGGACTATCTTTGAACGCCCCCAGACAGAGCACAGCTCCTCCAGCCGACAACGAAGGTGAGTGTTTCGGTTACCTTGGATACCATCGCATCGCATCCGAAATAGCACCGATTGCCAGCGGATTCTACGCATTTGCAGAAGCCTATGATATAATAATGTCGCGCTCTCTGAGTCGCGTACTGGGCACCTTCAGCCCCGCCACCGGAAATGGGGCACCCAACAGACTGACGCCCCTGCGCGGACTTCTCGGCACTGTGGTCCCAGTGGCCGGGTACTCGAAGCGGAATGGACCTCCCTCGGATGCCGGCGAACCCTTCAAGACGGTCTCCAAGTCGCGGGACCTCGACGACGACGATGATCTCAACAGCCTGGAGAGCGAGCCCAACTGGGAACTGACCGCGGCCCGGAGCAACCGCTTCTACCTGCCCAATGCCACCGGGCCTGCCTGGCAGGGTGACACCACCACCGTCGGCCTGCTCACCCCGCTCGGCCAGCTGGTCAACTTCCTCAAGGAGGCCAATGCAGACAAGTCGCGTCTGGAGTTCGCCTGCTGCCAGTGTCCCATGCTCATCCGCGAGTCGCTCCTGGAGCTCTTCCCCGTGCGCGTCGTGGCGCAGCGGGATTCGGCCATCACTATGCTCGTCCTCAGCTACGAGGGGGACATCGAAATGGGCGCCGCCAAGGTGAGGATTCCGAATGTAGTTTAGTCAGATATGCATGTGTCTAGATATAGCCTTTATCACCTTTCTGTACTAAACCAGTTTCTCAAGTTCAAAGCTTCATAGGTAGCTGACCTTAAGTACCACTACTACTGTAATATAAAGAAAGCTTGCTGCATCTATTACTAGATTTAGATATAATTATGTTATATTGTAACTCATAGTTATTTCCTAGTTAGAGAATTGATTTTTTCTGTATTTATACTACCTTTGATCAAGTTTATTCATATAATGTTGAATATAAGTATAAGACAGATGTAAAACACGACAATTTGGTTCTGGAATAGGTATATTATCAACTAGGGAACCTGCATCTCATACTAAATTAGAAAATGATTTTCGTATTATgatgtaattcatatttatttttgagttTAATAACTGATCTCTCCTGTACTTATACTACCTAAGATGGACTGTTTATGGTATAGTTCATTTATAACATTTTGAATGCTAGTACATGACAGTCGTGAAACAAGAAAATATAGTTCCGGGACCAGGCTATTATCTAAAGAAGTAATTTAACTAATGACAACTCCATACTTCCAGTTTGTGCTGGCTGCCCGGGACATAAGCGATCGCCTGCTGTCGCTGGGCTACTGGGCGGACTTCCTAAACCCCTTCAGCGGACGACCCTACTTCTTGCCGCGGGACGGAGCCAAGCTGTACAAGCAGGATCACCGCTTTCGGGGCCTGAACATGCGGCTGTCGCTGCAGAACCACTGCACAGTGATCGCCGCCGAGGAGAACGATCGCACCCACTTCTCGGGCACCATCTACTGCACGGCGCCGAATCACTACGACCAGCTGGTGGAGCTGCTGGTGCCGCCGCAGCGCAAGGTGGCCCAATGACGCGGATGCGGAAGCCATCGGAGTTAAGATGTAGTTGAAGCCTTTTAGTGATGATGACTGTGTTAGCTGTTTAGGTTTTCTGTTCCCGACACTGTATATAGCCGACAAATGCTGGTGTTATATATGCTGTGCGAAATATAATCGATAAGAATGTTGAAAGAGGGCGTGTTTTAGGCCACGGCCATGTGGTGGCAGTGCCGCTCGATCTCCTTAAGGCGGTTGATCAGCGACTGCAGCTCCTCGGCGTTGCAGATGAACTCCACGATGGTCTCCCGCTCGCCGCTGCTCGGCCGGAAGTTGCCCAGATTGATGTGGAAGTTGGCCACGCCCGTGCTGCAGTCGGAGGTGGAGGACTTGACGTCGCACACAATGCGCCACTGGATGTCGGTGATGTGCGGGAAGCTGTGGCCCAGCTGCAGCTGGCGAAGGATTAGCTCCTTGCGGTTGTCCTCGAACACGCGGCTCAGTTCGTCGACGGCGCCGGCGTCCAGGGCCAGTTGCTCCAGCTGCTGGCGAAGCTGGAGCCCGTCCCAGCCGTGCTTGGTGGCCAGGGCGTAGAGGGTGACCACCGCGTACTCGCTCTGTTTGGCGCAGGCGGCATTGCTGGCATAGAGCTCGGGAACGGGTGCAATGGCTGTGGGATGGTGGGCATTGGTTAGACCATGTGATACGGCGTCTTCCCAGTTTCCAACTCACTGGCATCCGGATGTAGGGTCAGTTTCAGAGAGTTCGCAATGAGCAGCTTGGTCAGCGGGGGCGAGATGATGCCTCCCAGGTTCTTGAGGCCGGCCACCACGGTGGCGGAGAGCAGGCCGCTTGGCTCAGGGTCCGCATCCAGGGCGGGAGACCTTCCCGGCGACGTAGCCATGTGTGGCAGCCTATATCCTTTAAGGCCTCGCGAAGAAAAGATAAAATATACGGGGACCAAAAAATCGACCCGGTTGTAAACAAGAAATGCGCCTAACAGCACGCTTGGCTCACTTAACAGCAACCTTTTACAGAGGCAAAATCTTCAGAGCTCTTTAGTACAGTGAAGTCTCTTTACAGTAGACAAGGAGTATttgaaaagaaaatttaatttttaaatttcaaacaCTAAATTGTGTTACACAAGGAATACAATTATTTGATGAATTAACGGATTACATGTAAAATAATTTCCTATTAAAAAAGCTATTGAATCGTTAGACCCTTTGATAATTTGTTTGCTGCTATTTAAATAGAGTactattttaattataaaagttatttattttattatcaaaACTTGTTTAAATGTTTACTTGACTGAAgtagaaatatttataaattagaCCGATAAAGCTGAAATGACAATATAAAGACAAATATCtggttaaatttgtttttaagttttatttaaatataagttTTTTGAAAAACATCAAAACTTATTTGAATGTTGACTGAAGTAGAATACATTGAACTGCTAATAACAGGACGGCAACTTAACAGGAATCTTAGCAGAGCTAACAGAAATGAACCGGAACTAGTGTTTACTAACAGTATATCTTTCGACTTGGGAGTTATTATTTTGGAAAATCCAAGATGCTATAATTCTAGTCGGTCACCTCGAACAACCAAAGCTACCTTTCGGTAACTGGAATACAAAAAAGCAAAATGTGATATTTACAGATCCTGGGCTAGCTGCTACACCCTATAGAAGCACTCTTGCGCCCGGGGCTCGCAATTGTCATACGGTTTCAACATGGCATCTCCGTGGACTGTCCTGCCGGCCGCATCGATCTCGTCCAGCTCCGAATCGGGCACACAGGCGCACTGGAAGCTCTTGTTGCCGCGGCTGTAAAGCTTGCGCGGATAACCGATCCAGGAGCGCTCCTTGCCATCGCCGCTGGTGGTGGTGCACCAGACGCGGGTGCCCCGCTCCTCGCTCCACTCGATGTTGCAGCCGGGATACCGGGCGCGCAGCTCCTCCACCTGCCGCTTGGCATCCCGCGCCTGCTGCAGCAGCTCCAGGAACTTGTGATGATAGGTGGTGGGTGCACCCGTTGCATCGTAGAAGCGCCCGACCATCCGGCCCTTGTAGACGTAGTCTTTCTGGTAGAAGTCTCGCCACCCGGCAAGTCCAATCAAATCGTCTGGCTTCAGGGTCAGCACATCGTCGGACGTTTCCGGATCGTAGGACTCGAAGTCGCCAGAAATGAAGGACACGGAGGCGTCGCGGCCCACAAAGAAGTTGTAGCTGCAGCCGGAACCGTAGTGCTTGATGCCGCGGCTCACATCGAAGACGGATCCCAGGAGGGCAAGGTACAGGGGACGTCCATCCTCGCCATTGAAGTGCGCCAACTCAGCCGGCGTGAAGAGCGTGCCAACCTCGTCACCGGTCTGAAAGGCCACCGGAACGCCTGCATCTCGGTCAGCCGTGTCCAGGTAGTCGTCCGTGTGCCGCCGCAGGAACTGCTTAATCTCTGTGCGGTAAACTCCAGCCAAGACGGCGGCCACTACGAAGAGAAACTGCAATTTGAACAGGTGTCGTAGCAATCCAAACATCTTTTACTTTCCCAGCCCGGAACCGGAACTGGTTCCGCCTGCAGTTCTCACTCGTAAGTGAAAAGTGTGACCATGTCGTGCAAAAAGAACGGCAAACCGGtttgaatttttaagaattgaaaatttgaataatataatattCCAAATAGTCCCTTGCCACAACAAGAAATTTAATCAATGGAAACGACCATCTAATAAAccttatttattatatctcCAGACTTTGTTTTAAAATCTTGATACAGCTTTTCTCAAACTTTTAGATTCTTTTCTTAATCATCCTCTTACATAATTCTTCTTACACTGTACAAAAAGATTAAACGAGGTATAAGATAACAAATTATGGGaacttttatatatgttaGTCATTTCTTTCTAAAATAACAGATAACAAAAGAAGCTGTGAATTTCAGGtttcaatttatatattttatagaaaaatattttttaagtaaattatattttctaagtTCCTGACGACTTATATTTTGACTGTGCCTTGACCAGAAGCTTttaaaaaccacaaaaataGAACCAATAAACTTTTTGCATAGAATATCCATAATTTTTATTAGCGTGAAACAATTAGCTGACTTGGTGCATGACCTAGCGGCGACGGGAGACGCAGGCGTCGATGTGGCTGCTGACCTCCTGGAGGGCGAGCACCGCCTGCGAGGATGCGGAGTGGGTGCACGCGTTGCCGTCGACGAAGACAGCGGGGATGCTCTCGCTGGTGGACTTTTTGATGGTCTTGATGGAGGAGCGGGCACTGACCAGATAGAAGGTGGCCTGGACGTAGAACTTGGTCATGCAGGACTTCTTGAGGACGGAGTTCTTGTAGCTCTGGCACTTGTTGTAGGTGCTGGCCACGTTGTAGCCCCCATAGACCAACTGCTGGGTGGCGGCGCTCACGTCGGTGGCGATTTCGGCGGATGTCTGGGCGGCAACAATGCCGCAGGAGTGCAGATCCTCGTGGGCGGCGTCCACGatgctggcgatctgctcatCCTCGGCGGCGACGCACTCGGGACTCTCCTGGCGACGCGACTCCACCTGGTCGAGGGCAGCCTCCAGCTCCTGCTGCGGCTCCCGGACGATCTCATCGTACTGGTGGACCAGGGCCAAGCCGGTGGACTTGCCAATCTCGGTCATCTCGTCCACCACGCTGTGCACCTCGGCGTCCAGCTGGGCGGGCAGCTGGGCGGGAAGCTCCAGCGGCTGGGCCCATCCGCTGGCCACGAAAAGGGTCAGGATAATGACTGCGGCGGTCCTCATGATTTCTACTGGTTTCTACAGAATTGCAACTGCTACTGCTGACTTTGACAAATTAAAATCGTATTTATACCCGGGCATCCAGAAACGGATCATTCGTAGACGGTCCGATAATCTGGATTGCTGGCCATAAATTTATGGCCTCCATTGTAAATCATTCATGGCTTGATTTGATTAGTAAACTTTACATTCAACCTCCTATTCATAGAGTTTCCGTAATTGGATTTAGATTAAAATTGGCCAAGTCGCACAATCACAAAAAGACATCGTAAACATCATGCATATTAAGGAAAGAGTTCTCTagaaataaaaattcaatatttTAGAAGTTCtttaattttacaattttgtaAGCATGTTTTTCTTCAACATATCTCAATAATTTTGCGAAACAAGGTCGGAATtgggaatgtcatacctcgttgagctcgtaattaaattcccaatcgacTGGCATTCAAACCcggaaactttaatttttgacagattttcgcaaaaatataCGATGTTACCCCTTAtgaaaaatgtgaaatttagtcaaaaaataaatttcccggaATGTGATGCGGATCGGAAGCCtaggttgttagctgctcaaaacagttaGTCTTTTAGTTGCGCGCCTCGTTTTGACCAAGATACGACTAAAAAACTGCAAAAAATAATGGTATTTTTGTCAGAAATCCTACCACTCATTTTTCGATCCAAAAAACCAAGGTTATTTGGCAAtcattttgcaaaaaaaagtCGGAATAtggaatgccatacctcgttgagctcgtaatgacattcccaatcgattggcattcaaacccgggaactttaatttttgaccgattttcgcaaaaatagacgATGTTACCCCTtatgaaaaatgttaaatttagtcaaaaaataaatttcccggaATGTGATGGGGATCGGAAGCCTAGGTTGTTAGCTGGtaaaaacagtcggtcttgcGGCTGTGCGCCTcgttttgaccaagttacgatTAAAAAACGCAAAAAATAATGGTATTTTACTCTGAAATCCTTCTCcctattttttgacccaaacATACTAGGTTTTTTGACAATCATTTTGCGAAATAAAGTCGGAATcgggaatgtcatacctcgttgagctcgttttTAAATTACCAATCGACTGGCAACCAAATCtggaaactttaatttttgaccgattttcgcaaaaataaaaaaaatataaaatttagtcaaaaaataaatttcccggaATGTGATGGGGATCGGAAGCCTgggttgttagctgctcaaaacagtcggtcttttagctgtgcGCCTcgttttgaccaagttacgatTGAAAACGGGCCTATTTTTGACTGAAATCCACTCACCATTTATGCGATTCCCCAAATAATAACAACTTTAGAAAGAACCCTCAAAAATAGAAATACCCAATAACATAACACGTGTGTGTGATATGTCTCGAGTGATTTCATAGATTGACTTGCCACTGTTTTCTATGACTTTTAATCGAGGGCATGAGCAGAGCCATAAATTATATGACATTATCTTCTATAATTAAGGCATTATTTAGATTAACCGATTAGAGCGATTTTCAAGTGGCAAATCCATTAATAGCTGTGTTTTCTATCGCTCGACGC harbors:
- the su(r) gene encoding dihydropyrimidine dehydrogenase [NADP(+)]; the encoded protein is MSPPQLLSKDSPDIEDLLSLNPRVKTQCSVVPTKQTKENKRHWKRNSDHAAPPCTTLANDFSDIKHTTLSERGALEEAARCLKCADAPCQKSCPTQLDIKSFITSIANKNFYGAAKAIFSDNPLGLTCGMVCPTSDLCVGGCNLQASEAGGINIGGLQQFATEVFKKMGVRQRRSPQAEANPLLEKIAMVGGGPASLSCATFLARLGYRNVTIYERRSYLGGLSAAEIPQYRLPIDAVNFEIDLVKNLGVRIETGRSLSTKDLTIQGLLADGHDAVFVGIGLPEPKLNPIFAGLEPSNGFYTSKNFLPLVSDGSKPGLCACKAAAGLPKLHGNVIVLGAGDTAFDCATSALRCGARRVFVVFRKGSSGIRAVPEEVELARNERCELLPYLSPRKVIVKEGLITAMEFCRTEQNDKDEWVEDEEQTQRLKANFVISAFGSGLEDQDVREALAPLQFRGELPVVDRITMQSSHKQVFLGGDLAGVANTTVESVNDGKVAAWSIHCQLQGLPLDTPAALPLFYTDIDAVDISVEMCGLRFENPFGLASAPPTTSTAMIRRAFEQGWGFVVTKTFGLDKDLVTNVSPRIVRGTTSGYKYGPQQGCFLNIELISEKRAEYWLRSIGELKRDFPEKIVIASIMCSFNEEDWTELAIKAEQSGADALELNLSCPHGMGERGMGLACGQDPELVEQISRWVRRAVKLPFFIKLTPNITDIASIAEAAQRGGADGGSAINTVQGLMGLKADSTAWPAIGKEQRTTYGGVSGNATRPMALKAISDIARRVPGFPILGIGGIDSGEVALQFIQAGATVLQICSSVQNQDFTVIEDYCTALKALLYLKANPPPVDGPFWDGQSPPTPVHQKGKPVVRLTGEGNATLGFFGPYQRQRDLKLADLRRQQGALWDAEQVKSTPPAEDGAPKPAPRIKDVIGAALDKIGSYNQLDNKQQKVALIDDDMCINCGKCYMTCADSGYQAIEFDKDTHIPHVNNDCTGCTLCVSVCPIIDCITMVPKKIPHVIKRGVEEKTFYTHALSQCQ
- the LOC108014994 gene encoding uncharacterized protein, whose amino-acid sequence is MSRSLSRVLGTFSPATGNGAPNRLTPLRGLLGTVVPVAGYSKRNGPPSDAGEPFKTVSKSRDLDDDDDLNSLESEPNWELTAARSNRFYLPNATGPAWQGDTTTVGLLTPLGQLVNFLKEANADKSRLEFACCQCPMLIRESLLELFPVRVVAQRDSAITMLVLSYEGDIEMGAAKFVLAARDISDRLLSLGYWADFLNPFSGRPYFLPRDGAKLYKQDHRFRGLNMRLSLQNHCTVIAAEENDRTHFSGTIYCTAPNHYDQLVELLVPPQRKVAQ
- the LOC108014995 gene encoding COMM domain-containing protein 3 — translated: MATSPGRSPALDADPEPSGLLSATVVAGLKNLGGIISPPLTKLLIANSLKLTLHPDATIAPVPELYASNAACAKQSEYAVVTLYALATKHGWDGLQLRQQLEQLALDAGAVDELSRVFEDNRKELILRQLQLGHSFPHITDIQWRIVCDVKSSTSDCSTGVANFHINLGNFRPSSGERETIVEFICNAEELQSLINRLKEIERHCHHMAVA
- the LOC108015033 gene encoding neuferricin homolog; protein product: MFGLLRHLFKLQFLFVVAAVLAGVYRTEIKQFLRRHTDDYLDTADRDAGVPVAFQTGDEVGTLFTPAELAHFNGEDGRPLYLALLGSVFDVSRGIKHYGSGCSYNFFVGRDASVSFISGDFESYDPETSDDVLTLKPDDLIGLAGWRDFYQKDYVYKGRMVGRFYDATGAPTTYHHKFLELLQQARDAKRQVEELRARYPGCNIEWSEERGTRVWCTTTSGDGKERSWIGYPRKLYSRGNKSFQCACVPDSELDEIDAAGRTVHGDAMLKPYDNCEPRAQECFYRV
- the LOC108015067 gene encoding uncharacterized protein, with translation MRTAAVIILTLFVASGWAQPLELPAQLPAQLDAEVHSVVDEMTEIGKSTGLALVHQYDEIVREPQQELEAALDQVESRRQESPECVAAEDEQIASIVDAAHEDLHSCGIVAAQTSAEIATDVSAATQQLVYGGYNVASTYNKCQSYKNSVLKKSCMTKFYVQATFYLVSARSSIKTIKKSTSESIPAVFVDGNACTHSASSQAVLALQEVSSHIDACVSRRR